A stretch of the Eulemur rufifrons isolate Redbay chromosome 20, OSU_ERuf_1, whole genome shotgun sequence genome encodes the following:
- the MRGBP gene encoding MRG/MORF4L-binding protein: MGEAEVGGGGAAGDKGPGEAATSPAEETVVWSPEVEVCLFHAMLGHKPVGVNRHFHMICIRDKFSQNIGRQVPSKVIWDHLSTMYDMQALHESEILPFPNPERNFVLPEEIIQEVREGKVIIEEEMKEEMKEDVDPHSGADDVFLSSGSLGKAAEKSSKDKEKNSDSGCKEGADKRKRSRVTDKVLTANSNPSSPSAAKRRRT, translated from the exons AtgggggaggccgaggtgggcggcgGGGGCGCCGCGGGCGACAAGGGCCCGGGGGAGGCGGCCACCAGCCCGGCGGAGGAGACGGTGGTGTGGAGCCCCGAGGTGGAGGTGTGCCTCTTCCACGCCATGCTCGGCCACAAGCCCGTCG GTGTGAACCGACACTTCCACATGATTTGTATCCGGGACAAGTTCAGCCAGAACATTGGGCGGCAGGTCCCATCCAAGGTCATCTGGGACCATCTGAGCACTATGTATGACATGCAGGCACTG CATGAGTCCGAGATTCTCCCTTTCCCAAACCCAGAGAGGAACTTCGTCCTTCCGGAAGAGATCATCCAAGAGGTCCGAGAAG GAAAAGTGATTattgaggaagaaatgaaagaggagatgaAGGAAGACGTGGACCCCCACAGCGGGGCTGACGACG tttttttatCTTCAGGGAGCTTGGGGAAAGCAGCAGAAAAATCtagcaaagacaaagagaagaactCAGACTCGGGGTGCAAAGAAGGGGCGGACAAGCGGAAGCGCAGCCGGGTCACAGACAAAGTCCTGACTGCAAACAGCAACCCCTCCAGCCCCAGCGCCGCCAAGCGGCGCCGAACATAG